The stretch of DNA AGATAAATATCTTGTTAATAAGGGAAGAGCAGCTTACGGATGGTATATAGGGTTTGCACCCTATGATAATCCTCAAATAGCTGTTGCTATTGTAGTATACAATGCAGGACATGGCGGATATGTTGCTCCTGTTGCAAAAGCAATCTATGAAGAATACTTTGGACTAAATAAAAATACTAACCCAACACAAAAAAATACAAACAATTCAAATAATGCAAATACTACAGACCAACAAAATATAAAGCCAAACAGGTAAAAGATTATTGTTTCCTTATAATATCGAATTAATACTTTATAAAAAACATTATGCTAAGCTCCATGATATGATTTCAAGTGGTATTCCTATCTAATAGGATGGCGACTATGAAATCATACGTGGAGCTTCAGTTTTAATTAAAGATAACAAGGCATATTATTTTTACAAGAATTTTGTATTTTTTTATATAAATTTGTATGATAAAATAGTAAAGTAACGAAAATTTCTAATTTACTTGTGAAGGAATTATTCAATTGATGAAGAATATAATAAATAGACACTTGGAGGTTCTTATGGGCACTGTAATGTTCAAGGGAAATAAAGATGGTATAATCATACAGATAATGTCTAATGATTTACATAATGTTAAGAAAGAAATATTTGAAAAGCTGCTGCAGGGAAAGGATTTCTTTAATGGTTGCAACATGTATATAAGAAGCGATAATGAACTGCCTGCGGAATTTACTGAAGAAATAAAAAACAGTCTAAAAAACATTTATAATGCGAATTTAATTATAGAAGAAAAAAGGATTATTACAAGTAAAAAAGTAACTGAAACTAACGAAGGAAATGCCAAAATAATAAAAAGGACAATAAGATCTGGTCAAAGAATAACTTTCGATGGGAATATAGTGATTATTGGTGATGTTAATTCAGGTGCCGAGGTTCTTGCAACTGGTAGCATAATAGTTCTTGGAGTGCTTAGGGGTATTGTCCATGCTGGATTAGAAGGCAATAATAAAGCTTTCATAGCAGCATATGATTTAAGACCTGAGCTAATAAAAATTGCAGATTTAATATCACGTCTTCCGGATGACCCGGAAAAAAATAAAATTCCCGAAGTAGCTCGTATCAAAGGGAGAAATATAATTATTGAACCATATTTGCCTAATAAAATACAATGAATTTGGAGGGGTTTAAATGAGCACATCTATTGTAATTACATCAGGAAAAGGTGGAGTTGGTAAAACAACTACAACTGCAAATATAGGAACAGCTCTTGCAATGCTAGGAAAAAAGGTAGTTGTAGTTGATGCTGATACTGGACTTAGAAATCTAGATTTGCATCTTGGATTAGAAAATAGAATAGTATATAATCTGGTTGATGTAGTTGAAGGAACTTGCAGGTTAAAGCAGGCACTTATAAAGGACAAGCGTTTTGATAATTTATTTTTGCTCCCAACTGCACAGACAAAGGATAAAACTGCAGTAACTCCAGAACAAATGCAGGAACTTGTTGAAACGTTAAAAAAAGAATTTGATTATGTTATAATTGACTGCCCAGCAGGTATCGAGCATGGTTTTGAAAATGCTGTAGCTGGTGCTGATAAGGCAATAGTTGTAACTACTCCAGAAGTTTCTGCTGTAAGAGATGCAGATAGAATAATTGGTAAGCTTGAAGCAAAAGGATTAGAAGATCATCAGTTAATTGTAAATAGAATAAAATTTGAAATGACTAAAAAAGGAGAAATGCTAAACATTGACGATATGACTGATATTCTTGCGATTAAACTGCTTGGCATAGTTCCAGATGATGAAAAGATTGTTATTTCAACGAACAGGGGAGAACCAGCTGTTACTGACTCAACTTCAAAAGCAGGACAGGCTTATAAAAACATCGCAAGAAGACTGCTGGGTGAAGACGTTCCTTTAATGGAAATGGAAACAGAAGAAACTGGATTTTTCTCAATATTCAAGAAATTATTTAGGAGATAGGGGGGGTAGTATGGACTTATTTAAGTTGTTTAGTAGGGAACAGCCATCAAAGGATGTTGCTAAAGAAAGATTAAAGCTGATTTTGATTCATGATAGGGCAAATGTTTCCCCGGCGTTTCTTGATATGTTGAAAAGCGAAATTATAAGAGTAATTTCTGATTACGCCGAAATAGATGAAAGAGGACTTGAAATCAAACTAACTAAGGCTGGAGAAGAAGGAATAAATAACCCAGCTCTTATAGCCAATATACCAATAAGAAAAATGAAGGAATCAACAAAATGATTTTTAAGCTGCTTTTACTTGAAGCAGCTTAAATTTTAATCTTTTTTGAATAAATAAACTTATTTGTTTTAATAAAGTAATTATTGTGTTATAATCTTAAAAGCAGAATAGGAAGAAGGTGATATGAATATGATACGCAAGCTTGGATTTGATAAGAAACTTCTAAAAAATATAGATTATTCAATAATTTTCAGTTTAATCGTTATAGCTATATCAGGATTACTATCGATTGGCGCTGCAACACTGGCATTTAACGATGGAAGCATGCAAAGAGTTATATTTCAAGGTTTATGGTTCATTGTTTCAATTTTTCTTTTTGTAATTATTATCTCGTTTGACTACAATATGATAGGTGGATATTATAAAATAATTTATATAGTTTCAAATTTATTATTAGTTGCTGTTTTACTTTTTGGTTCTGTTAGAAATAATGCAAAGGCATGGCTTGGAATTGGGCCGTTTGGAATACAGCCATCTGAATTTGCTAAAATAGCAATAATAATCACCATTGCAAAACTGCTTGAGGATATGGAAGATATAAATACCTTTAAAAATCTTTTTAAAATTGCAATGGTATCATTGATTCCTATGGCACTTATACAGCTTCAGCCTGATACAGGGACAAATTTAATTTTTGTCATGACAATATTGGGAATGATATTTGTTGCTGGACTTGACCTAAAATTCATATACTGGAGTTTATTTACGGCTATTTCTTCGTTTGCATTGATATGGAAGCTCAACATATTAAAGGAATATCAAAAAAATAGAATATTAGTTTTCTTAAAACCTGAAATGGACAAATTAGGTGCAGGATATAACGCATACCTTGCTAAAATAGCAATAGCATCAGGAAAATTTTTTGGAATTGGATTAACTAACAGCGGTTTAACGGATGGAAAATTTATACCTGAAGCTCCAACTGATTTTATATTTTGTGTCTTTGCTGAAAAATTTGGATTTATTGGGACATTGTTATTGTTATTGGCGTATTTAAATATCATACTTAAGGGTATCAATATAGCAAAAAGTTCAAAGGACAAATTTGGGATGTATCTTACAGTAGGAATTTTATCTATGTTCATATTTCAAATACTGCAGAATATAGGTATGGATATTGGGCTTATGCCTATTACAGGAATCCCACTGCCTCTGATGAGCTATGGTGGAAGTTCATTAATGACGACCATTATAGCCATTGCTCTAGTTATAAATGTTGGAATGAGAAAACAAAAGATTAATTTTTAGTAGTATAAATTAAAAACTTAAAGCATATTAATTAATATCTGAATTCTAATATCATAAGTATATGGTGATTAGAATTCAGATTTTTTAAATTAGGGGGTGGGATAATGTATTATCCGAACTATAGCAACTTTTATAAGCAAAAAAATAGAAAAAATTCAGATTATCTTCAAAAATTAATAAACAACCTGTCTATCGTATTAATAATATTTATTGTTTTTTTAGGACTGAAATTTATAAAGACGGATAATGCAATAAAATTAAACGAATATATTAAATCAAATATTGAAAAAGATTATACTTCAACAATCAAATCCTATGCGATTAGCAAATTAAGCAAAATAAATATTAAATCAATTAACGTTTTTAGTAATAATGATTTTATGCTTGAATTCTTACCAGTGGACGGTAAGGTAATAGTTAAATTTGGAGATAAGTTAAATAGTGCTGATGATTCAAGCGTTTCAAAGGGAATTATTATTCAGACTGACAAAACTTCGGATGTCAAAAATGTATTTGACGGCTATGTTGAAAAAATTGAAAACAATGATAAACTTGGATTGATATTAACTATTGACCATCACAATGGATATAAAAGTATTTACGGAAATCTTGGAGAAATTAGGTTTGTAGAAGGAGAAAAAGTTGAAAAGGAAGATGTTATCGGGATAAATTCGCTTGACCCTGTAAGTAAAAAATACAATCTATATTATGAATTAATTCAATCCAATGCGTCTGTTGACCCACTAAAATTTTATAAAACTAATTAAGGTGATAAAAATAATTTAATAATTATTTTAGATATCCCCATGAAATTATTTCATGGGGATATCTAAGTAAGTAGCATGAAATGGTTTCTTAGATTATTTTAAGAAAGCCTATTAATAATTTTAGTTGCTAAATTCAATATACTTTGCTATCATTAATCTGTATTTCTTGGATACAATAAAATTAATATAACCGTTTACGGGAGGAAAAAATATGATTAATATACCAGATGAAGTTTTGTTAAGGGTTCAAAAGCCTGCAAGATATATAGGAGAAGAAATAAATGCAGTAAAGAAAGATACTGATAATGTAAAAATAAGATTCGCCATGTGTTTCCCCGATGTATATGAGGTAGGAATGTCACACCTTGGAATAAAAATATTATATCATCTCTTAAACAATAGGGAAGATACATATTGTGAAAGAGTATTTGCGCCGTGGGTGGACATGGAAGAAGAAATGAGAAAAAACAATATACCACTTTATGCTCTTGAGTCAAAGGATGAGATAAAAAGGTTTGATTTTGTTGGTTTTACTTTGCAATATGAAATGAGCTATACGAATATAATAAACATGCTTGATTTAGCAGGAATACCAATATATTCAAAGGACAGAGAGGGATTCCCATTTGTTGTTTTTGGTGGTCCAAGCGCCTTCAATCCTGAACCTCTTGCAGATATTGCAGATTTTTTTGTAATTGGAGAAGCAGAAGAGGTTATAATGGAAATACTGGATGCCTATAAAGATTGGAAGGACAGCGGAAAGGACAGGATTGAGTTTCTAGAATCAATTGTAAACATCCAGGGCATATATGTTCCATCATTCTATGATGTTTATTATAACGAAGACGGAACAATATCAAAATATGTTCCCAAAAAGAACACATATCCAAGCAAGATTAAAAAAAGAATTATTAAAGACTTAAATAAATCATTTTATCCTGAATCATTTATAGTACCATTAACAGAAATTGTTCACGACAGAATAATGCTTGAAACTTTTAGAGGATGCACAAGAGGATGTAGATTCTGTCAGGCGGGCATGATATATAGGCCGATAAGAGAAAGAACGACCGATAAACTTGTTGAAATGGCAGAAAAGCTTGTTAACAATACTGGCTATGACGAAATCTCTCTAACATCACTTAGTATATGCGATTACTCAGACATTCAAAATCTTGTCATGAGTTTGATTGCCAGATATGAAAAGGAAAGAGTAGGCGTAGCACTACCATCATTAAGAATAGACTCATTTTCAGTTAGTCTTATAAATGAAATTCAAAAGGTAAGAAAAACTGGATTAACATTTGCCCCAGAGGCCGGCTCTCAAAGAATGAGAGATATAATAAATAAAGGCGTAAATGAAGAAGATTTGATAAATTCAGCAACACAAGCATTTAAGTCTGGATGGAATAGTATAAAGCTATACTTTATGATTGGGCTTCCATTTGAAACGAATCAAGATGTTGAGGGGATTGCTAACCTTGCTCAAAAAGTTGTAGATGCTTATTTTAGCATACCAAAGGAAGAAAGAATGAAAGGATTAAATATCACAGTGAGCACATCTTCTTTTGTGCCAAAGCCTTTCACACCATTTCAATGGGAACCACAAGATAGAATAGACACCATTAAGGAAAAACAGAAACTGCTAAGGGAAAAGATAAGAAGTAAATTCATAACCTACAACTACCATGAGTCATATGTTAGTTTTCTAGAAGCTGTTTTTTCAAGAGGCGACAGAAGATTGACGAAGGTTTTAGTTAAGGCATTTGAAAAGGGTTGTAAATTTGACGGCTGGAATGAGTATTTTAATTATGACAAATGGATGGAAGCATTTAAAGAATGCGGCATAGATCCAGAATTTTATGCTTATAGAAGGCGCAATATAGAGGAAATATTGCCATGGGATATTATTGACGCAGGAGTTACAAAAG from Caloramator mitchellensis encodes:
- a CDS encoding TIGR03960 family B12-binding radical SAM protein, producing MINIPDEVLLRVQKPARYIGEEINAVKKDTDNVKIRFAMCFPDVYEVGMSHLGIKILYHLLNNREDTYCERVFAPWVDMEEEMRKNNIPLYALESKDEIKRFDFVGFTLQYEMSYTNIINMLDLAGIPIYSKDREGFPFVVFGGPSAFNPEPLADIADFFVIGEAEEVIMEILDAYKDWKDSGKDRIEFLESIVNIQGIYVPSFYDVYYNEDGTISKYVPKKNTYPSKIKKRIIKDLNKSFYPESFIVPLTEIVHDRIMLETFRGCTRGCRFCQAGMIYRPIRERTTDKLVEMAEKLVNNTGYDEISLTSLSICDYSDIQNLVMSLIARYEKERVGVALPSLRIDSFSVSLINEIQKVRKTGLTFAPEAGSQRMRDIINKGVNEEDLINSATQAFKSGWNSIKLYFMIGLPFETNQDVEGIANLAQKVVDAYFSIPKEERMKGLNITVSTSSFVPKPFTPFQWEPQDRIDTIKEKQKLLREKIRSKFITYNYHESYVSFLEAVFSRGDRRLTKVLVKAFEKGCKFDGWNEYFNYDKWMEAFKECGIDPEFYAYRRRNIEEILPWDIIDAGVTKEYLIREYQKSKECATTKDCRLGCTACGITKYLEGGACFNGTISNKVSEDR
- the rodA gene encoding rod shape-determining protein RodA; translation: MNMIRKLGFDKKLLKNIDYSIIFSLIVIAISGLLSIGAATLAFNDGSMQRVIFQGLWFIVSIFLFVIIISFDYNMIGGYYKIIYIVSNLLLVAVLLFGSVRNNAKAWLGIGPFGIQPSEFAKIAIIITIAKLLEDMEDINTFKNLFKIAMVSLIPMALIQLQPDTGTNLIFVMTILGMIFVAGLDLKFIYWSLFTAISSFALIWKLNILKEYQKNRILVFLKPEMDKLGAGYNAYLAKIAIASGKFFGIGLTNSGLTDGKFIPEAPTDFIFCVFAEKFGFIGTLLLLLAYLNIILKGINIAKSSKDKFGMYLTVGILSMFIFQILQNIGMDIGLMPITGIPLPLMSYGGSSLMTTIIAIALVINVGMRKQKINF
- the minE gene encoding cell division topological specificity factor MinE, producing the protein MDLFKLFSREQPSKDVAKERLKLILIHDRANVSPAFLDMLKSEIIRVISDYAEIDERGLEIKLTKAGEEGINNPALIANIPIRKMKESTK
- a CDS encoding murein hydrolase activator EnvC family protein, with protein sequence MYYPNYSNFYKQKNRKNSDYLQKLINNLSIVLIIFIVFLGLKFIKTDNAIKLNEYIKSNIEKDYTSTIKSYAISKLSKINIKSINVFSNNDFMLEFLPVDGKVIVKFGDKLNSADDSSVSKGIIIQTDKTSDVKNVFDGYVEKIENNDKLGLILTIDHHNGYKSIYGNLGEIRFVEGEKVEKEDVIGINSLDPVSKKYNLYYELIQSNASVDPLKFYKTN
- the minD gene encoding septum site-determining protein MinD, coding for MSTSIVITSGKGGVGKTTTTANIGTALAMLGKKVVVVDADTGLRNLDLHLGLENRIVYNLVDVVEGTCRLKQALIKDKRFDNLFLLPTAQTKDKTAVTPEQMQELVETLKKEFDYVIIDCPAGIEHGFENAVAGADKAIVVTTPEVSAVRDADRIIGKLEAKGLEDHQLIVNRIKFEMTKKGEMLNIDDMTDILAIKLLGIVPDDEKIVISTNRGEPAVTDSTSKAGQAYKNIARRLLGEDVPLMEMETEETGFFSIFKKLFRR
- the minC gene encoding septum site-determining protein MinC; protein product: MGTVMFKGNKDGIIIQIMSNDLHNVKKEIFEKLLQGKDFFNGCNMYIRSDNELPAEFTEEIKNSLKNIYNANLIIEEKRIITSKKVTETNEGNAKIIKRTIRSGQRITFDGNIVIIGDVNSGAEVLATGSIIVLGVLRGIVHAGLEGNNKAFIAAYDLRPELIKIADLISRLPDDPEKNKIPEVARIKGRNIIIEPYLPNKIQ